In the Prochlorococcus sp. MIT 1307 genome, one interval contains:
- the ychF gene encoding redox-regulated ATPase YchF: MLKAGIVGLPNVGKSTLFNALVANEQAAAANFPFCTIEPNVGSVAVPDDRLKLLSDLSSSKQLIPAKIEFVDIAGLVQGASQGEGLGNQFLANIREVDAIVHVIRCFDDEDVIHVSGSVGPARDAEVINLELGLADLSQIEKRRERLKKQLRTSNEANIEDEALKKIQIVLEGGGAASNIELSQEAKRLIKPLGLLTSKPIIYATNVSEEDLAHGNKYCNEVAKLALDEGAEIVRVSAQVESELIALGEVERLDYLKSLGVKEGGLKSLIRATYRLLGLRTYFTTGEKETRAWTIKAGMTAPQAAGVIHTDFERGFIRAQTIGYKRLLEAGSLVEARNKGWLRSEGKEYLVNEGDVMEFLFNV; the protein is encoded by the coding sequence ATGTTAAAAGCCGGAATTGTTGGTCTTCCAAATGTTGGAAAGTCAACTTTATTTAATGCCTTAGTTGCAAATGAACAAGCTGCTGCAGCGAACTTTCCTTTTTGCACAATCGAACCCAATGTGGGTTCAGTGGCAGTGCCAGATGATCGCTTAAAGCTTTTGTCTGATCTGAGCTCAAGTAAGCAACTAATACCGGCAAAAATTGAATTTGTAGATATTGCTGGACTTGTTCAGGGTGCAAGTCAAGGAGAGGGATTGGGCAATCAATTCTTAGCAAATATTCGTGAAGTTGATGCAATTGTGCATGTTATACGTTGTTTTGATGATGAAGATGTGATTCATGTTTCCGGATCAGTAGGTCCAGCTAGAGATGCAGAAGTAATCAATTTGGAACTTGGATTAGCTGATTTGAGTCAAATAGAAAAACGTCGTGAAAGATTGAAGAAACAGTTACGGACAAGCAATGAGGCAAATATAGAGGATGAAGCCTTAAAAAAAATACAAATTGTTCTTGAGGGAGGAGGAGCTGCTAGTAATATTGAATTAAGTCAGGAAGCAAAAAGATTAATAAAGCCACTTGGATTGCTGACATCAAAGCCAATTATTTATGCGACTAATGTAAGTGAAGAAGACCTTGCTCATGGAAATAAATATTGCAATGAAGTCGCTAAATTAGCGCTAGATGAAGGTGCCGAGATAGTACGTGTTTCTGCTCAAGTTGAATCTGAATTAATTGCACTTGGTGAGGTCGAGAGGCTTGATTATCTTAAAAGCCTTGGAGTAAAGGAAGGCGGATTAAAAAGTTTAATAAGGGCTACGTATCGACTCTTAGGCCTAAGAACCTATTTTACTACAGGAGAAAAGGAAACTCGGGCATGGACAATTAAGGCCGGAATGACAGCCCCACAGGCCGCAGGAGTAATACATACAGATTTTGAAAGGGGTTTTATTCGGGCTCAAACTATTGGATATAAAAGACTTTTAGAGGCTGGATCTTTGGTTGAAGCTAGAAATAAGGGCTGGCTTCGTAGTGAAGGCAAGGAATACCTTGTCAATGAAGGCGATGTTATGGAGTTCTTGTTTAATGTGTAG
- a CDS encoding efflux RND transporter periplasmic adaptor subunit, translating into MARTDQSTENTNPTKGSTLLRKVKSLDPNRKSWVGLLSFLILISSGGVAWKLGPGQNRSRDVNDYTVKAESGSLPRLITSSGELKAERSVNVSPERRGLLEDLFVKEGERVSKGQLIARMKSGDYLYRLNELKAEYEKQRASYERRKNLFVQGAISEEDHDEYRNKFLTSQARLKQREVEGDELSILAPFDGVITTRYAEPGAFVTPTTRASSNAGSTSTSIVELSQGLEVIAKVPESDIGRIRVNQVASVRVDAFPDQRFKAKVSEIAPRAVKTNNVTSFEVTLLLVNPSKKLRIGMTVDIEFQSNETAISTLVPTVAIVTENGTPGVLIVDQKKQPLFQKVELGISSGSRTAIIKGINPGDRVFIDLPPWAKRRRD; encoded by the coding sequence ATGGCCAGAACAGACCAATCAACTGAAAACACCAATCCAACTAAGGGGTCTACTCTTCTCCGCAAAGTGAAGAGCTTGGATCCCAATAGAAAATCATGGGTTGGCTTGCTTTCATTTTTAATACTAATCAGCAGTGGGGGAGTCGCTTGGAAACTTGGCCCTGGGCAAAATAGAAGCCGTGATGTAAATGACTACACAGTAAAAGCAGAAAGTGGGAGCTTACCTCGCCTCATCACATCTAGCGGAGAGTTAAAAGCTGAGAGAAGTGTGAACGTAAGTCCAGAGAGACGTGGATTACTAGAAGATCTCTTTGTAAAAGAAGGCGAAAGAGTTAGCAAAGGTCAATTAATAGCAAGAATGAAAAGTGGTGATTATCTATATCGCCTAAATGAGCTGAAGGCAGAATATGAGAAGCAAAGAGCTTCCTATGAACGTAGAAAGAACCTTTTTGTCCAGGGTGCTATCAGTGAAGAAGACCACGATGAATATCGCAATAAATTTCTCACGAGCCAAGCTCGTCTCAAACAAAGAGAGGTGGAAGGTGATGAGTTGAGCATTCTTGCGCCTTTCGATGGAGTAATAACAACTCGTTATGCAGAGCCAGGCGCATTTGTAACTCCAACAACAAGGGCTTCCTCGAATGCAGGTTCAACAAGTACTTCAATTGTTGAGTTATCTCAAGGACTTGAAGTAATAGCAAAAGTTCCTGAAAGTGATATAGGTCGCATACGTGTAAACCAAGTTGCGAGTGTTCGGGTTGATGCATTCCCTGATCAACGGTTCAAAGCAAAGGTCAGTGAAATAGCACCTAGAGCTGTAAAAACAAATAATGTGACCTCTTTCGAAGTCACATTGTTATTGGTAAATCCATCTAAAAAGCTCAGAATAGGTATGACAGTTGATATTGAATTTCAAAGCAATGAAACCGCTATAAGCACCTTGGTCCCAACTGTCGCAATTGTGACCGAGAACGGAACTCCAGGAGTTCTGATAGTAGATCAAAAAAAACAACCCCTATTTCAAAAGGTTGAACTCGGAATAAGTAGTGGCAGCAGAACAGCAATTATTAAAGGCATCAATCCTGGGGATCGGGTTTTTATAGATCTTCCTCCATGGGCTAAAAGAAGACGAGACTAA
- the polA gene encoding DNA polymerase I: protein MPEVEDKPTLLLVDGHSLAFRSFYAFAKGGEGGLSTKDGRPTSVTYGFLKALLDNCKILSPKGVTIAFDTAEPTFRHKADPNYKANRDVAPEIFFEDLAQLQLILKSQLNLPLCMAPGYEADDVLGTLANKAANNGWRVRILSGDRDLFQLVDDKKDIAILYMGGGPYSKNSGPSLINEAGVKAKLGVVPTKVVDLKALTGDSSDNIPGVKGVGPKTAIKLLKENGDLDGVYAALEVVEAEGENAFKGAIKGAIRSKLRNDKKNAYLSRELAQILVKVPLESIPRLHLGEVNNDGLSKQLEDLELNSLLRQVPTFVATFSKGGYFANKRTLDTNIKSIEIKTNQQSLTNELDHKTQTPDLRPQIITSTLKLRALVEQLMTYRSRLQPVALDTETTNLNPFKAELVGIGVCWGEGSDELAYLPIGHQLQGDCTKGITPSQLLLEDVLSTLAPWLASKDHPKVLQNAKYDRLILLRHGLPLEGVVMDTMLADYLRDANSKHGLEVMSKREFNFTPLSFNELVGKQETFANIQIEPASLYCGMDVHLTRRLAFRLKEKLEEQSSELIELLEKVEQPLEPVLAQMEATGIRIDIPYLKDLSQELSKALEQLEKKAHDVAGVDFNLASPKQLGELLFETLGLNKKKSRRTKTGWSTDANVLEKLEADHPVVGLVIEHRILSKLLTTYVDALPQLVEKETGRVHTDFNQAVTTTGRLSSSNPNLQNIPIRTEFSRRIRKAFLPQEDWKLLSADYSQIELRILAHLSGEEVLQEAYRKQEDVHTLTAKLLLEKGSIDAEERRIGKTINFGVIYGMGAQRLARSTGLSQAEAKEFLIRYRQRYPKVFAFLERQEKLALSKGYVKTLLGRRRSFHFNPHGLGRLRGKAIDEIDLEFARRGGMEAQQLRAAANAPIQGSSADIIKIAMVQLQRKLNTASLPARLLLQVHDELVLEVDPRSMQDVKKIVKNTMEEAVSLSVPLLVETGTGSNWMEAK, encoded by the coding sequence ATGCCTGAGGTAGAAGACAAGCCAACACTGCTCCTTGTGGATGGCCACTCACTTGCATTCAGAAGCTTTTATGCCTTTGCGAAGGGGGGGGAAGGAGGTTTATCAACAAAAGATGGACGGCCGACAAGTGTTACATATGGGTTTCTAAAAGCCTTGTTAGACAACTGCAAAATTCTTAGCCCTAAAGGTGTCACTATTGCATTTGACACTGCCGAGCCGACATTTAGACATAAAGCAGATCCTAATTACAAGGCAAATAGAGATGTGGCTCCGGAAATATTTTTTGAAGATCTAGCACAGCTTCAACTCATACTGAAAAGTCAACTGAACCTTCCTCTCTGCATGGCTCCTGGCTATGAAGCAGATGATGTTCTCGGGACACTTGCCAACAAAGCCGCTAACAATGGTTGGCGCGTGCGTATTCTCTCAGGAGACCGTGATCTATTCCAACTTGTAGATGATAAAAAAGACATAGCAATTTTGTATATGGGTGGTGGTCCATATTCCAAGAACAGTGGTCCATCTTTGATTAACGAGGCCGGGGTAAAAGCTAAGCTTGGCGTGGTCCCTACAAAAGTAGTAGATCTAAAAGCTCTAACAGGAGACAGCTCCGACAATATTCCAGGCGTCAAGGGTGTCGGACCAAAAACAGCGATAAAGCTTCTCAAAGAAAACGGTGATTTAGATGGAGTGTATGCCGCTCTTGAGGTGGTTGAAGCCGAAGGAGAGAACGCATTCAAAGGAGCCATTAAAGGTGCCATAAGGTCGAAACTTCGTAATGACAAAAAGAATGCTTATCTCTCGCGAGAATTAGCACAAATACTAGTCAAAGTCCCACTCGAATCAATACCACGATTACATCTAGGAGAAGTTAATAATGATGGTCTAAGCAAACAACTAGAAGATCTAGAACTAAACAGTCTGCTACGACAAGTACCCACTTTCGTCGCTACCTTCTCTAAGGGTGGCTACTTTGCAAATAAAAGGACGCTTGATACCAATATCAAATCCATAGAAATCAAGACCAATCAACAATCATTAACTAATGAATTAGATCACAAAACACAAACCCCAGATCTAAGGCCTCAAATAATTACCAGTACTCTCAAATTGAGAGCACTGGTAGAACAACTAATGACTTACCGGTCACGTCTTCAGCCAGTTGCTTTAGATACAGAAACTACTAATCTCAATCCATTCAAAGCAGAACTAGTTGGTATAGGAGTTTGCTGGGGTGAAGGTTCAGACGAATTAGCCTACTTGCCCATAGGGCACCAACTCCAAGGGGACTGTACAAAGGGAATAACGCCAAGCCAACTACTTCTAGAAGACGTACTTTCTACCTTGGCTCCATGGCTCGCCAGCAAAGACCATCCAAAAGTCTTACAAAACGCCAAGTACGACAGGTTAATCCTCCTACGTCATGGCCTTCCTCTAGAAGGAGTAGTCATGGATACAATGTTAGCCGACTATCTCCGCGATGCAAATAGCAAGCACGGGTTAGAGGTAATGTCCAAAAGAGAGTTTAACTTTACTCCTCTATCGTTCAACGAGCTTGTAGGGAAGCAAGAGACTTTTGCGAATATTCAGATCGAGCCTGCAAGTTTGTACTGCGGAATGGATGTACATCTAACAAGAAGACTTGCTTTTCGATTAAAAGAAAAATTAGAGGAGCAAAGCTCTGAATTAATTGAGCTTCTGGAGAAAGTAGAGCAACCACTAGAGCCAGTTCTCGCCCAGATGGAAGCTACGGGAATACGTATCGACATCCCTTACCTTAAAGACCTATCACAGGAATTAAGCAAAGCACTTGAGCAGCTTGAGAAAAAGGCTCACGATGTTGCCGGTGTTGATTTCAATCTTGCCTCCCCAAAACAATTAGGAGAGCTTCTCTTCGAGACCCTTGGGTTAAACAAAAAAAAATCTAGGCGTACAAAGACCGGCTGGAGCACGGATGCAAATGTATTAGAGAAGCTAGAAGCAGATCATCCTGTCGTAGGCCTAGTAATAGAACATCGCATTCTGAGTAAACTACTAACCACTTATGTCGATGCCCTTCCTCAATTAGTAGAGAAAGAAACTGGTCGAGTACATACAGATTTCAACCAAGCAGTAACAACCACCGGTCGGCTAAGTAGTAGTAATCCAAACCTACAAAATATTCCTATCAGAACAGAATTTAGTCGGCGAATCCGAAAAGCTTTTCTACCACAAGAAGATTGGAAGTTGCTTAGTGCTGATTATTCCCAAATAGAATTACGAATTCTCGCACATCTATCTGGAGAAGAAGTTCTTCAAGAAGCATACCGCAAGCAAGAAGACGTGCATACTCTTACGGCTAAGCTTTTACTTGAGAAGGGTTCAATTGATGCTGAGGAGCGTCGCATAGGAAAAACAATAAATTTTGGAGTAATCTATGGAATGGGTGCACAACGATTAGCTCGATCAACTGGGCTCAGCCAAGCTGAAGCAAAAGAATTTCTTATTCGCTATAGACAACGATACCCAAAAGTATTCGCTTTTCTTGAGCGACAGGAAAAGCTGGCCCTTAGCAAAGGTTACGTAAAAACTTTGCTAGGTCGCCGTCGATCTTTTCACTTCAATCCTCATGGATTAGGTCGCCTGAGAGGCAAGGCTATTGATGAAATAGATCTAGAGTTTGCAAGACGTGGAGGGATGGAGGCACAGCAACTTAGAGCCGCTGCGAATGCACCGATTCAAGGTTCCAGTGCTGACATTATCAAAATCGCAATGGTCCAGCTTCAAAGAAAACTGAATACAGCCTCATTGCCTGCACGTCTGCTTCTACAAGTTCATGATGAACTAGTCCTGGAAGTAGATCCAAGATCAATGCAAGACGTAAAAAAAATAGTAAAAAACACCATGGAGGAAGCTGTAAGTCTTAGCGTTCCCCTACTGGTGGAGACAGGTACAGGAAGCAATTGGATGGAAGCGAAATGA
- the cysS gene encoding cysteine--tRNA ligase, translating into MPLKLTNTLSREKEPFQPITSGEVSIYCCGVTVYDLCHLGHARSYIVWDVLRRYLIWNDYKVTFVQNFTDIDDKILNRAAQEGCSMNTISERNISAFFEDMDALGILRADRMPRATKCLDGIRTLIQELEEKGAAYSVDGDVYFSVMKHSGYGNLSNRDLNEQQLNVEGRVRDSEGARKKHAFDFALWKGAKEGEPSFPSPWGDGRPGWHIECSAMVREELGSTIDIHLGGADLIFPHHENEIAQSESATGQKLARYWLHNGMVNVGGQKMSKSLGNFTTIRALLDAGVSPMTLRLFVLQAHYRKPLDFTNEALNAASAGWKGLNQALSLGTKYANVLGWDKPEILIEEIVIDAKGSTDKSLHKSKQRFIDVMDDDLNTSGALAVLFELARPLRALANRLDREDITTTPKKELKDLYPQWQLLVRLARVLGLKTEANENPLLGNDRFPDESQIKEAIEKRKHAKLNREFATADQIRNELKEKGIELIDKPGGTTDWTRL; encoded by the coding sequence ATGCCTCTAAAGCTAACCAACACTCTTAGTAGAGAAAAGGAGCCTTTTCAGCCAATTACTTCTGGCGAGGTAAGCATCTACTGTTGTGGCGTCACTGTTTATGATCTCTGCCATCTAGGCCATGCTCGTAGTTATATCGTTTGGGATGTTTTACGTCGCTATTTAATCTGGAACGACTACAAGGTTACTTTTGTACAAAATTTTACTGATATCGACGATAAAATACTCAATCGTGCAGCACAAGAAGGGTGCTCAATGAACACAATCAGCGAAAGAAATATTTCAGCTTTCTTCGAAGATATGGATGCGCTTGGAATTCTTAGAGCAGATCGAATGCCTCGTGCTACAAAATGTCTAGATGGAATTCGAACTCTTATACAGGAATTAGAAGAGAAGGGGGCCGCATATTCAGTTGATGGAGATGTCTACTTTTCAGTAATGAAACATTCTGGGTACGGCAATCTCAGCAATCGCGATTTGAATGAACAACAACTCAATGTGGAGGGTCGTGTTAGAGATTCAGAAGGGGCCCGCAAAAAACATGCATTTGACTTCGCTCTCTGGAAAGGGGCTAAAGAAGGAGAGCCGAGTTTCCCTTCTCCATGGGGTGATGGCCGTCCTGGATGGCATATTGAATGCTCAGCAATGGTACGCGAAGAACTGGGCAGCACGATCGACATACATCTAGGTGGAGCGGATCTTATATTCCCTCACCATGAAAACGAAATAGCCCAGTCTGAGTCAGCAACAGGTCAAAAACTTGCAAGGTATTGGCTTCACAATGGAATGGTAAATGTAGGAGGCCAAAAGATGAGCAAGTCATTAGGGAATTTCACCACAATTCGAGCCTTGCTGGACGCAGGGGTATCTCCAATGACCTTAAGGCTATTTGTATTGCAAGCCCACTACCGAAAGCCATTGGATTTCACAAATGAAGCGCTTAACGCGGCCTCTGCAGGTTGGAAAGGTTTGAATCAAGCTCTTTCTCTTGGAACCAAATATGCAAATGTCCTTGGATGGGATAAGCCAGAGATATTAATTGAAGAAATAGTAATTGACGCTAAAGGCTCGACTGATAAGTCATTACATAAGTCAAAGCAACGATTTATTGACGTAATGGATGATGATCTCAATACTTCAGGAGCTTTGGCAGTACTCTTTGAACTAGCACGTCCTCTTCGTGCGCTGGCAAACCGATTAGATCGTGAAGACATAACAACTACCCCCAAAAAAGAATTAAAAGACTTATATCCTCAATGGCAACTTCTAGTAAGGCTAGCGAGAGTACTTGGCCTAAAGACTGAAGCAAATGAAAACCCTCTGTTGGGAAATGATCGTTTTCCAGATGAGAGCCAGATAAAGGAAGCGATAGAAAAACGAAAACACGCAAAATTAAATCGTGAATTTGCCACGGCAGATCAAATCCGCAATGAGCTCAAAGAAAAAGGAATCGAATTAATAGATAAACCTGGAGGAACTACCGATTGGACTCGTTTATAA
- a CDS encoding sodium-dependent transporter, which translates to MAAREHWRSGTGFVLAAAGSAVGLGNLWGFAYRASQGGGAAFLLLYFLIVLVVCLPVLVAEMILGRSTGKSPINAPVHAAGNRWQPMGWLFVVASCGILAFYAVLMGWTAHTFVHSLLFGLPNNLAEAKAFFGSVSTGHSVLFGQLLSLALTGIVVSAGIRGGIERLTRWCMPALFLLLLVLACWAATLPGAWDGYRTFLLKWDINQLFNPSTVRNAFTQAFFSIGTGIGCILAYSAYLDRRNHLPREAVAVVGMDTSVGLLAGMVTFPVVMSFGLQDVVSSSTVGTLFISLPTGLAALGGTGRVVAVLFFALAYIAAITSSISLLEVPVASLIDRLGWRRKQAVWVSSALIFLLGLPSALDLEVLGRMDAVFGGILLIFGGLLVSLLVGWVVPRRFDEDLAGCETPQGVRRFLKFMLRWVSPPVVAFGLIVSVVDLYQQWVAS; encoded by the coding sequence ATGGCGGCGCGAGAGCATTGGCGATCAGGCACTGGCTTTGTGCTTGCTGCAGCTGGGAGTGCAGTTGGACTAGGCAATTTGTGGGGCTTTGCTTATCGAGCCTCGCAAGGAGGAGGAGCTGCTTTTCTACTCCTCTATTTCTTGATTGTTTTAGTGGTCTGCTTGCCTGTATTAGTAGCAGAAATGATTCTTGGAAGAAGTACAGGTAAAAGTCCAATCAATGCACCTGTTCATGCTGCTGGTAATCGTTGGCAGCCAATGGGTTGGCTATTTGTCGTTGCATCCTGCGGAATACTTGCTTTTTATGCGGTTTTGATGGGTTGGACAGCCCATACGTTTGTTCATTCACTTTTATTTGGTCTCCCAAATAATTTGGCGGAGGCTAAGGCTTTCTTTGGGTCTGTAAGCACTGGCCATAGCGTTTTATTTGGACAACTTCTAAGCCTTGCTCTGACGGGTATTGTTGTTTCTGCTGGGATTCGAGGCGGTATTGAACGATTGACTCGTTGGTGTATGCCAGCTCTTTTTTTGTTGCTATTGGTTTTAGCCTGTTGGGCTGCCACTCTTCCAGGAGCTTGGGATGGCTACCGTACTTTCTTATTGAAGTGGGATATCAATCAATTATTTAACCCCTCTACCGTTCGCAACGCCTTTACGCAGGCATTCTTTTCTATAGGTACAGGGATAGGCTGCATCCTTGCTTATTCTGCATATTTAGATCGTCGAAATCACTTACCTCGAGAGGCAGTTGCTGTAGTAGGGATGGATACTTCGGTAGGTCTGCTTGCAGGCATGGTGACATTCCCAGTTGTTATGAGTTTTGGGTTGCAAGATGTTGTTAGTAGTTCCACAGTTGGGACATTATTTATTTCTCTTCCTACTGGTCTTGCCGCATTGGGCGGTACTGGAAGGGTAGTCGCTGTTTTGTTTTTTGCATTGGCCTATATCGCTGCGATTACATCTTCTATATCTCTTCTTGAAGTCCCAGTTGCCTCATTAATTGATCGACTGGGATGGCGTCGTAAGCAGGCGGTTTGGGTATCTAGTGCTTTGATTTTCTTGTTGGGCCTTCCATCTGCACTGGATTTAGAGGTTTTAGGGCGTATGGACGCTGTTTTTGGTGGGATCTTATTAATCTTTGGTGGATTACTTGTATCTCTGTTAGTTGGATGGGTTGTTCCTAGACGCTTTGATGAGGATCTGGCAGGCTGTGAGACTCCTCAAGGAGTAAGACGTTTTCTGAAATTTATGCTTCGGTGGGTCTCTCCACCTGTTGTTGCTTTTGGATTGATCGTCAGCGTGGTCGATCTTTATCAACAGTGGGTAGCGAGTTAG
- a CDS encoding 1-deoxy-D-xylulose-5-phosphate reductoisomerase: protein MKAISVLGSTGSIGTQTLEIIEEFPQEFKVVALTAGRNLPLLVKQIQQHSPEVVALADESLLPELENQLNALPLEERPEQPPQLTGGADGLNTAASWDHADLVVTGIVGCAGLLPTLAAIRSGKDLALANKETLIAAGPVVLPELKKSGSRLLPADSEHSAIFQCLQGTPWAETARLSTGVPTPGLRSIHLTASGGAFRDWSTEELKTATVSDAISHPNWSMGRKITVDSATLMNKGLEVIEAHYLFGLDYDHIEIVIHPQSIIHSMIELTDSSVLAQLGWPDMKLPILYCMSWPNRLQTPWRRLNLTEIGKLSFRSPDTEKYPCMELAYAAGRSGGTMPAVLNAANEEAVAQFLEEKIHFIDIPKTIEIACEKHKNELKIDPSLDDILTIDSWARNFVKEQVKKNASYINKS, encoded by the coding sequence GTGAAAGCCATCAGCGTGCTGGGCTCCACGGGTTCAATAGGCACACAGACTCTTGAAATTATCGAAGAGTTCCCACAAGAATTCAAAGTCGTTGCTCTAACAGCAGGTCGCAATTTGCCACTGCTTGTCAAACAAATTCAACAGCACAGCCCAGAAGTTGTAGCACTAGCAGACGAGTCACTACTGCCTGAGCTGGAAAATCAATTAAACGCCCTGCCCTTAGAAGAACGTCCAGAACAACCTCCACAATTGACTGGAGGGGCTGATGGCCTAAATACAGCAGCATCATGGGATCATGCAGACCTTGTAGTCACAGGAATAGTTGGATGCGCAGGTCTTCTTCCTACTTTGGCTGCCATCCGATCAGGTAAAGATCTCGCACTAGCAAACAAAGAAACACTAATCGCGGCAGGACCTGTTGTACTTCCAGAACTAAAAAAAAGTGGGAGTCGTTTGCTACCAGCAGATTCTGAGCACTCTGCAATCTTTCAATGCTTGCAAGGAACCCCCTGGGCTGAAACTGCACGCTTATCAACAGGTGTTCCTACTCCTGGACTTCGTAGTATCCATCTAACCGCCTCAGGTGGAGCCTTCCGCGACTGGAGTACCGAAGAACTTAAGACGGCAACAGTTAGCGATGCAATTAGTCATCCAAACTGGAGCATGGGCCGAAAAATAACTGTTGATTCAGCAACTTTGATGAATAAAGGACTGGAAGTAATAGAGGCTCATTACTTATTTGGTCTTGACTACGACCACATAGAAATTGTTATTCACCCCCAAAGCATCATTCACTCAATGATCGAGCTAACTGATTCTTCAGTTCTTGCGCAACTGGGGTGGCCAGATATGAAACTACCAATCTTGTATTGCATGAGCTGGCCTAATCGCTTGCAAACTCCATGGCGGCGACTCAATCTCACAGAAATAGGCAAGCTTTCATTCCGCTCTCCTGATACAGAAAAGTACCCTTGCATGGAACTTGCTTATGCCGCCGGTCGCTCAGGAGGCACTATGCCTGCCGTACTAAATGCAGCAAATGAAGAAGCTGTTGCTCAATTCCTTGAAGAAAAAATTCACTTTATAGACATACCAAAAACAATCGAAATTGCTTGTGAAAAGCATAAGAACGAACTAAAAATTGATCCAAGTCTGGACGACATCCTTACAATAGACAGCTGGGCTCGCAACTTTGTTAAAGAACAAGTAAAGAAGAATGCTTCTTATATAAATAAATCATAA
- a CDS encoding YheT family hydrolase, producing MEVGKDESFFLLQEELGISPFEQRFPWIGGDLQTLRDTFISEGLPNENGKAIQIEVPSLPNGRASKGHLLILLDLPTSSSQPCGVVLLLHGLGGSSRRLGLRRMAFALLNAGFAVLRVNLRGADPGRHLAGGTYAAECNSDLGPVIIYARELCNVLSKQFHSPRPSLPLFGAGISLGGTMLLNACLQVKQKDKPLLDGLVCTSSPLDLQACSSSIERPRNRVYQRWLLKRLIRQTLADPFGVHDCEKEFLLTSSKNSALKTIRSFDAAITAPRWGYKDVDDYYKKASPLLKICEECRALPPLLFLQALDDPWVPAEGAKKIAESIVVKNLTRFQVVLTKNGGHNGFHGIKGCWGDLLVKRWLLKLSKYYFNS from the coding sequence TTGGAAGTAGGAAAGGATGAATCCTTCTTCCTTCTGCAGGAGGAGCTAGGTATCTCACCTTTTGAGCAAAGATTCCCATGGATAGGTGGGGATTTACAAACGCTTAGGGACACATTTATTTCAGAAGGGTTGCCTAATGAGAATGGAAAGGCAATTCAAATAGAAGTGCCATCTCTGCCTAATGGCCGTGCTAGCAAAGGACACTTATTAATTCTTTTAGATTTACCTACTAGCTCTTCCCAGCCTTGTGGCGTTGTTTTGTTGCTTCATGGCTTAGGTGGCTCTAGTCGGCGACTTGGTTTGCGGCGTATGGCTTTTGCTCTACTTAATGCAGGTTTTGCTGTATTGAGAGTGAATCTGCGTGGGGCGGACCCTGGGAGGCATCTTGCAGGCGGAACCTATGCAGCGGAATGCAATAGTGACTTGGGACCAGTAATTATTTATGCAAGGGAGCTGTGCAATGTTTTAAGTAAGCAATTTCATTCTCCTAGACCTTCTCTGCCTTTGTTTGGGGCTGGGATCTCTCTGGGAGGAACAATGTTGCTAAATGCTTGCCTGCAAGTAAAACAAAAGGATAAACCTCTTTTGGATGGCTTGGTGTGCACTAGTAGTCCATTAGATTTACAGGCTTGTAGTTCATCTATTGAGCGGCCTCGAAATAGGGTTTATCAACGTTGGCTATTGAAGCGGCTTATTCGTCAAACGCTTGCAGATCCATTTGGAGTTCATGATTGCGAAAAAGAATTTCTTTTGACAAGTTCTAAAAATAGTGCTCTTAAAACCATTCGTTCTTTTGACGCTGCAATTACTGCTCCACGATGGGGTTATAAAGACGTAGATGATTACTACAAAAAAGCTTCTCCTTTGCTGAAAATTTGTGAGGAATGTAGGGCGCTTCCACCTTTGCTTTTTTTGCAGGCTTTAGATGACCCTTGGGTCCCTGCAGAGGGCGCAAAGAAGATTGCAGAAAGTATTGTTGTGAAGAATTTAACTAGATTTCAAGTCGTTTTGACTAAAAATGGTGGTCATAATGGCTTTCATGGTATTAAAGGTTGCTGGGGCGATCTTTTAGTTAAAAGATGGCTATTAAAACTATCTAAATATTATTTTAATAGTTGA